The following proteins are co-located in the Malassezia restricta chromosome II, complete sequence genome:
- a CDS encoding 26S proteasome regulatory subunit N11, which produces MDLQALFQQARFGSTSAPPTDVPQQDNAETVHISSLALLKMLKHGRAGVPMEVMGLLLGTIVDDYTVSVVDVFAMPQSGTGVSVEAVDPVFQTKMLDMLKQTGRSEVVVGWYHSHPGFGCWLSSVDINTQQSFEQLNPRAVAIVVDPIESVKGKVVIDAFRLINPSTVMLGQEPRQTTSNIGHLNKPSIQSLIHGLNRHYYSIAIGYRKTQLEQAMLGNLHKRNWTDGLKLADFQEHQHTNQGAVKRMLSLAEEYQKSVKEEAKLTPEQIKTHYVGKQDPKRHLEDAVESSMSNQIVQSLGTMILAEL; this is translated from the coding sequence ATGGACTTGCAAGCTCTCTTTCAGCAGGCGCGGTTTGGCTCCACGTCCGCACCACCCACGGACGTGCCGCAGCAAGACAATGCAGAGACCGTGCACATAAGCAGCCTTGCGCTTCTCAAGATGCTCAAGCACGGACGTGCAGGAGTGCCGATGGAAGTGATGGGTCTGCTTCTGGGCACCATTGTCGACGACTATACCGTATCGGTGGTGGATGTGTTTGCGATGCCTCAGTCAGGCACAGGTGTGAGTGTCGAAGCTGTCGATCCTGTCTTCCAGACCAAGATGCTTGATATGCTAAAACAGACCGGCCGCTCAGAAGTCGTGGTGGGTTGGTACCATTCGCATCCCGGTTTCGGCTGCTGGCTGTCCAGCGTCGATATCAACACGCAGCAGTCGTTTGAACAGCTGAATCCAAGAGCTGTGGCTATTGTCGTTGACCCGATCGAGTCGGTCAAAGGCAAGGTCGTGATTGACGCATTCCGTCTCATCAACCCATCGACCGTGATGCTGGGCCAAGAGCCGCGCCAGACCACGTCGAATATCGGACACCTCAACAAACCCTCGATCCAGTCGCTCATTCATGGCTTGAATCGCCACTACTACTCGATTGCCATTGGCTATCGAAAaacgcagctcgagcaggccATGTTGGGCAACTTGCACAAGCGCAACTGGACCGATGGTCTCAAACTCGCCGACTTCCAAGAACACCAGCACACAAATCAGGGCGCCGTCAAGCGCATGCTTTCACTCGCCGAAGAGTACCAAAAGTCTGTCAAAGAAGAGGCCAAGCTCACGCCCGAACAGATCAAGACACACTATGTCGGCAAGCAGGATCCCAAGCGGCATCTCGAAGATGCTGTCGAGTCGTCGATGAGCAACCAAATTGTACAGAGCTTAGGTACCATGATTCTTGCAGAGCTCTAG
- a CDS encoding riboflavin synthase gives MFTGLVECMARVVDVVPTDEHSGSYAITIGESALLLGDCHVGDSIAVNGVCLTVTQFSTDTHGGCFRVDLAPETLFRSNLGRLQVGDKVNCERAMAPTTRFGGHIVQGHVDTVATLQSIERNQSALTLTLRLFHDTRKEVDAHLPLPSTLAPYLVPKGYVTLDGTSLTLIDVSPPAGGALNGDATENKKETIEFTVMLIPHTQEHITLPSKPLGSFVNVEFDMVGKYVYRSLEGQLGRLDQAPGTDASTLSMPMLERVVERAVERVMHRQQ, from the coding sequence ATGTTTACGGGCCTGGTTGAGTGCATGGCtcgcgtcgtcgacgtcgtgccTACAGATGAGCACAGTGGATCTTATGCTATCACGATTGGAGAgagcgcgctgctcctTGGCGATTGCCATGTGGGTGACAGCATTGCCGTGAATGGTGTGTGCCTGACCGTGACGCAGTTTAGTACGGATACGCATGGCGGCTGCTTCCGTGTAGACCTAGCGCCAGAGACGCTGTTCCGATCGAATCTTGGGCGCCTGCAAGTGGGCGATAAGGTCAACTGTGAGCGTGCTATGGCGCCCACGACCCGATTTGGCGGCCACATCGTCCAGGGCCACGTCGATAccgtcgcgacgctgcaaTCGATCGAGCGGAACCAGTCTGCACTTACGCTCACGCTCCGTCTATTCCATGATACACGAAAAGAGGTCGATGCACATCTCCcgctgccatcgacgcTGGCTCCGTACCTGGTACCCAAGGGCTATGTCACGCTTGACGGCACGTCCCTCACTCTGATCGATGTATCACCTCCAGCAGGCGGGGCGCTGAACGGGGATGCGACGGAGAACAAGAAAGAGACTATTGAGTTTACCGTCATGCTCATTCCACACACACAAGAGCACATTACGCTGCCGAGCAAGCCGCTGGGCTCGTTTGTGAATGTGGAGTTTGACATGGTAGGCAAGTATGTGTATCGTTCGCTGGAGGGCCAGTTGGGCCGCCTGGATCAGGCGCCAGGCACAGATGCTTCGACGCTGTCTATGCCGAtgctggagcgcgtcgtggagCGCGCCGTAGAGCGGGTGATGCATCGTCAACAGTAA
- a CDS encoding protein NUD1: MSQAASECGTVVHHSDASTVPPMFQPAWKATPARGRDRLNAIGGDMFSPMKLQQMFLTPNVSSEKENAEGPSMEAAPPTKTEFTFRARNVPSSTPMPSRSSSKGAMTRTTPSTPGGPHMPLRLINVPFDANIRSGLEQLAEECSREASRDEEESLSASASHSSLQDLRQNKRMRMASQETSNGGRMARFPLSYKNDNHQATPARPVSGSFPRSILKGGSLGETPRVQASRSISFMDQKHPRSTASNATAQTARMDRMLQELEQMNLSRSQPAPEDRSQMTNASFRITRDKLVEVLTDAVPWEPDWRTLKKIDLRARQLESCIALSEHLPHVQEVWLDHNQVSFAMGIPSSVRLLTASHNVMSELTSFEHLKRLRVLDVCHNEFASLMPFVHLTELRELRADHNRITDLRGLEQCTSLRRLSLAHNELGGCVDVSGMCWPALESLSLAHNRIHTIAGLESVAALQELDADDNQLTTLPLTRTMPQLRVLRLCDNTALDTLDVSCMPHLRVLYADRCRLASIEALSTARDLRHLSLRQQGTRVRLPLPVPRSLQRLYFSGNAVRANQLFLSPMPSLVYLELAGCQLTSVSSELQDQTPALRSLNMDHSLFTSLPSLRPWRRLKRLSIVGCRVDTLESIVRSIHGMTELCVLDLRTNPCTLGLYPPMILPLNAPDGTSGPPVPHPAIVQPDAARAAEQAAQTRLRAVQSFAERSQFHKRTMLVPPEPTVEAPVASEHVKDSARTASLFHAADKHFQSTLPGHLLQKRRVYRGLCGMACNTLTWLDGLEIDEQDILRAEQQLRRLDRDT; the protein is encoded by the coding sequence ATGTCGCAGGCGGCCTCTGAATGTGGCACAGTGGTGCATCACTCTGATGCGTCGACCGTGCCTCCGATGTTTCAGCCGGCATGGAAGGCGACACCAGCACGCGGTCGTGACCGACTGAATGCGATCGGCGGTGATATGTTTTCGCCGATGAAGCTACAGCAAATGTTTCTGACGCCGAATGTCTCGTCCGAAAAGGAGAATGCAGAGGGCCCGTCTATGGAAGCAGCTCCCCCGACCAAGACGGAGTTCACATTTCGAGCGCGTAATGTCCCTTCGTCCACGCCGATGccgtcgcgcagctcgtccaaAGGCGCGATgacacgcacgacgccatccaCGCCCGGCGGACCACATATGCCGTTGCGGCTCATAAACGTCCCATTTGATGCCAACATTCGCAGCGGACTGGAGCAACTTGCAGAAGAATGCAGCCGTGAGGCATCACGAGATGAGGAAGAGAGTCTTTCTGCGTCGGCTTCCCACTCGTCCCTCCAGGACCTGCGCCAAAACAAGCGCATGCGGATGGCATCTCAAGAGACAAGTAATGGtgggcgcatggcacgtTTCCCTCTCTCATACAAGAATGATAATCATCAAGCAACACCTGCACGACCTGTGAGTGGGTCTTTCCCTCGCTCGATCCTCAAGGGCGGATCGTTGGGCGAAACGCCACGGGTCCAGGCATCGCGATCGATTAGTTTTATGGACCAAAAGCATCCACGCAGTACAGCTTCAAACGCAACGGCGCAGACAGCACGCATGGACCGCATGCTGCAAGAACTCGAGCAAATGAATCTCTCGCGCTCACAACCCGCGCCAGAGGACCGCTCGCAGATGACCAATGCATCTTTCCGCATCACGCGTGacaagctcgtcgaagTGCTGACAGATGCTGTGCCATGGGAGCCTGATTGGCGCACCCTGAAGAAGATTGATTTGCGTGCGCGGCAACTTGAGTCGTGCATCGCCCTGAGTGAACATCTCCCCCATGTGCAAGAAGTGTGGCTCGATCACAACCAAGTTTCGTTTGCTATGGGCATTCCGTCTTCGGTGCGACTTTTGACGGCCAGCCACAATGTCATGTCGGAACTGACATCGTTCGAGCACCTCAAGCggctgcgtgtgctggatGTATGCCACAATGAATTTGCGTCGCTCATGCCGTTCGTGCACCTCACAGAGCTACGCGAATTGCGTGCGGACCACAACAGAATCACCGACCTGCGCGGCCTGGAGCAGTGTACATCACTGCGTCGGCTCAGTTTGGCCCATAACGAACTCGGCGGCTGTGTGGATGTCAGCGGCATGTGTTggccggcgctcgagtccTTGTCTCTCGCCCACAACCGCATCCATACCATCGCGGGTCTCGAAAGTGTggcagcgctgcaggaACTTGACGCAGACGACAACCagctcacgacgctgccgctgaCACGGACCATGCCccagctgcgtgtgctgcggTTGTGTGATAATACGGCCCTTGATACGCTGGACGTATCGTGTATGCCACACCTGCGTGTTCTGTACGCCGACCGATGCCGTCTTGCATCAATAGAGGCGCTCAGCACGGCCCGTGATCTGCGACATCTTTCGCTTCGGCagcaaggcacgcgagTACGACTGCCTTTGCCTGTGCCCCGTTCCTTGCAGCGCCTGTACTTTAGCGGGAATGCCGTCCGCGCTAATCAACTATTTCTGTCGCCCATGCCCAGTCTGGTGTACCTGGAGCTGGCTGGATGTCAGCTGACCAGCGTATCATCCGAGCTGCAAGACCAGACACccgcgctgcgctcgctcaaTATGGACCACAGTCTCTTCACCTCGCTGCCGTCCCtgcggccatggcgccgacTGAAACGCCTCAGCATCGTGGGCTGCCGAGTCGATACGCTAGAGTCCATCGTGCGCAGTATCCACGGCATGACCGAGCTCTGCGTCCTCGATCTTCGCACCAATCCATGCACGTTGGGTCTATACCCCCCGATGATCCTGCCACTCAACGCACCTGATGGTACCAGCGGCccgcctgtgccgcatCCGGCCATCGTGCAGCCTGacgccgcacgcgccgccgaaCAGGCTGCGCAAACGCGGCTGCGTGCTGTACAGTCGTTTGCTGAGCGCTCACAGTTTCACAAGCGCACGATGCTGGTCCCGCCGGAACCGACGGTCGAAGCGCCTGTGGCGTCGGAGCATGTGAAGGACAGCGCACGGACGGCCAGCCTCTTTCATGCAGCCGACAAGCACTTCCAAAGCACGCTGCCTGGGCACTTGTTGCAGAAACGCCGTGTATACCGCGGACTATGTGGTATGGCCTGTAATACATTGACGTGGCTCGATGGACTCGAAATTGATGAGCAAGATATCCTGCGCGCAGAACAACAGTTACGTCGCCTAGATAGGGATACATAG
- a CDS encoding protein regulator of cytokinesis 1, with product MDASTLSALIDTSSKELEELHRQLGCPNDEMDKAMSALKACIYDAIHAQVRQVETRVAEVKVSCEAHERRIQQLCSATGAQPPTITPSQPLLAQRAALQAEEARLESIYAAQCDQCDLVLNQIHTLNMCMSEAGGAPSLPTRTDALRDVTPDTLCHLESHLLHVQQVYKDRKIQMESDLSEILQLWSELHVMPDVAINAGHVSVHDERPEESQFHMSILQYTQQMPTLELDGEFRGQFEPIRTAEESTMDATPSRIQGTPTLAADTSAVPELLQPTDAVMAKSIKLRESLEREKTERESSIQSYYDELCELWMRFDVPETEMDAFVLDHRGSTLQVVEAYRTELDKMRALKSQHMALFISKTREQIWEQWDALYMSEAERRNTFPAYFLALPGEDETISATFDWDELLAEHESMYAKLAEMLEQRAPILSLIGRYHTICHEARALEESAQDGSRLLGRGNRGDPGRLLREEKMRKRVKVQKPKLEQELLKVLPAWEAEHHMPFMMDGTRFVDYLRDQLGGAKENPRTQRRTVPQKTGAELSSSRAANGVPETPRQGPLKRPGTASMNRAPTSQARRGGAHGTSRPRMASQSRMTPYGAVATNKPGAKRLDSTSSTDTVVPHAATLSSSITSPAPDDDDVFSAGQRTPSSYLASSFARSQTPAMSRF from the coding sequence ATGGATGCGTCCACACTCAGCGCGCTCATTGATACATCGAGCAAAGAGTTGGAAGAGCTGCATAGGCAGCTAGGATGCCCAAATGATGAGATGGACAAGGCTATGTCGGCCCTCAAGGCCTGTATTTATGACGCTATTCACGCACAGGTACGCCAGGTTGAGACACGGGTTGCCGAGGTCAAGGTGTCGTGCGAGGCACATGAGCGGCGCATACAACAACTTTGCAGCGCTACGGGGGCTCAACCGCCCACGATAACACCGTCACAGCCCCTTCTGGCACAGCGAGCTGCGCTCCAAGCGGAAGAAGCGCGCCTAGAGTCGATCTACGCCGCACAATGCGATCAGTGTGATCTTGTGCTGAATCAAATCCATACCCTGAATATGTGTATGTCAGAAGCGGGCGGCGCTCCCtcgctgccgacgcgcacggACGCTCTGCGCGATGTCACACCCGACACACTGTGTCACTTGGAGTCCCATCTCCTTCATGTACAGCAAGTTTACAAAGACCGCAAGATACAGATGGAGTCGGATCTTAGTGAAATTTTACAGTTATGGTCTGAGCTGCATGTCATGCCCGATGTGGCCATCAATGCCGGTCATGTGTCtgtgcacgacgagcggccTGAAGAGAGCCAATTCCACATGTCTATTCTGCAATACACACAACAAATGCCGACTCTGGAGCTGGACGGCGAGTTTCGTGGCCAGTTTGAGCCGATACGTACGGCGGAAGAAAGTACGATGGATGCCACACCCTCACGCATCCAGGGCACTCCGACGCTTGCGGCCGACACATCGGCGGTGCCTGAGCTCTTGCAGCCTACCGACGCCGTCATGGCCAAGAGTAtcaagctgcgcgagtCACTCGAGCGCGAAAAGACCGAGCGCGAATCAAGTATTCAGTCATACTATGACGAGCTGTGTGAGCTGTGGATGCGCTTTGATGTCCCAGAAACTGAGATGGACGCTTTTGTGTTGGATCACCGCGGTAGTACGCTGCAGGTTGTCGAGGCCTACCGCACAGAATTGGACAAGATGCGCGCCCTCAAGTCGCAGCACATGGCCCTTTTCATTAGCAAGACCCGTGAACAGATCTGGGAGCAGTGGGATGCGCTGTACATGAGTGAGGCCGAGCGCCGAAACACATTCCCCGCCTACTTTCTTGCGTTGCCGGGCGAAGACGAGACCATCTCGGCCACATTCGATTGGGACGAACTGCTGGCCGAACATGAAAGCATGTATGCCAAGCTGGCCgagatgctcgagcagcgtgcacCGATTCTCAGCCTCATAGGGCGCTACCATACGATATGCCATGAGGCTCGTGCCCTCGAAGAAAGTGCGCAAGACGGCTCGCGGCTGCTAGGCCGCGGTAACCGTGGCGATCCAGGTCGCCTCTTGCGTGAAGAAAAGATGCGCAAGCGAGTCAAAGTCCAGAAACCCAAGCTCGAAcaagagctgctcaaagtACTGCCGGCATGGGAGGCGGAACACCATATGCCGTTTATGATGGATGGCACTCGGTTTGTGGACTACCTCCGTGACCagctcggcggcgccaaAGAAAATCCACGTACTCAGCGGCGCACAGTCCCCCAAAAGACTGGCGCCGAGCTTTCttcgtcgcgcgccgcgaaTGGCGTACCAGAGACGCCACGGCAGGGTCCCTTGAAGCGTCCTGGCACAGCTTCCATGAATCGTGCGCCGACGTCACAAGCCCGACGAGGTGGTGCACACGGCACATCACGTCCACGCATGGCTTCTCAATCGCGCATGACGCCGTATGGCGCTGTTGCGACCAACAAGCCTGGCGCAAAGCGTCTCGACTCAACGTCTAGCACGGACACGGTCGTTCctcacgcagcgacgcTGTCTTCGTCGATCACATCGCCTGCAcctgatgatgatgatgtATTTTCTGCCGGACAGCGAACGCCGAGTTCTTACCTTGCTTCTTCCTTCGCGCGATCTCAGACCCcagccatgtcgcgcttTTAG
- a CDS encoding GTPase-activating protein SST2: MPRLKRPQSPSPDSTKGARTANGQASATSSRPTSPWNRYPDPQAPSAHDGTDTRPQSPMGGIPKPVALQSNEQWLMRVNREGLPICRDLHGLFTTVIISLCDRWPDWRFPLAFVLPALIQRMQALQFVQIVRDSANGIQNMLSLSQTKTSFTMSSQTAARICQAFIRAHLLERVPGQEDEVYAPSPKGVHLVDRFVVRHGIATRSVSNLLNVHPICDKLLFLERDEQDDVLLSDAVVRILFNRMVGTSPRRTEPSALGIVLETKQVRDKEGQMYETARFSSTDALNWLVDYTTMVSIDEAIVLAAHMVRLGWLESEQTMDVSQSNNVATVCVDEALRAEHAAREGTFVEGEMYYLTELGVTMAWKVDWVDQPASKPADERPPTSFFYGDRLNEMRSVSPRLDAFDLYGTYMNAHPSAQASPEIPGAPSPRARDVASPTSVPRQPLEEVLRSANMRRSLYTFLQMRQDEKPLQFWCQVEWFRSDCRLATAGLLTDTFSADAVDVLPSEVLRESAEKRPEGMTGPQMRASQQPILSLSAQRRIGSLLQSSALNLRLSSETSASLEGALEAFARGASGTDSTRQIEKALGHLLIQCGSAQKEVKAQLNEESLPKYYEALDCGLWERP; the protein is encoded by the coding sequence ATGCCGCGCCTCAAGCGCCCACAAAGCCCGTCGCCAGACAGCACCAAGGGGGCAAGAACAGCGAATGGACAAGCGTCAGCCACGTCTTCCCGTCCTACAAGCCCATGGAACCGATATCCTGATCCTCAGGCGCCAAGTGCCCATGACGGGACGGACACACGACCTCAAAGTCCCATGGGAGGCATACCGAAGCCTGTCGCACTGCAGTCGAATGAGCAATGGCTCATGCGTGTGAATCGAGAGGGACTGCCTATCTGCCGTGACCTGCACGGCCTCTTCACCACCGTCATTATTTCCCTCTGTGATCGGTGGCCAGATTGGCGTTTCCCACTCGCCTTTGTGTTACCTGCCTTGATTCAGcgcatgcaggcgctgcagtTTGTACAGATCGTACGCGACTCGGCGAATGGCATCCAGAATATGCTGTCACTCAGCCAGACCAAGACGTCATTTACCATGAGCAGCCAGACCGCTGCCCGAATTTGCCAAGCCTTTATCCGAGCGCACTTGCTAGAGCGTGTGCCTGGCCAGGAAGACGAAGTGTACGCTCCATCGCCCAAAGGCGTGCATCTCGTCGATCGTTTTGTCGTCCGGCATGGTATCGCTACGCGCAGTGTCAGCAATCTTCTGAATGTGCACCCCATATGTGACAAGCTCTTGTTTTTGGAGCGTGATGAGCAGGACGATGTGCTGTTGAGtgacgccgtcgtgcgcattTTGTTTAATCGCATGGTCGGTACTTCACCTCGTCGCACGGAGCCGAGTGCCCTTGGTATCGTGCTGGAGACCAAGCAAGTGCGAGACAAGGAGGGGCAAATGTACGAGACGGCGCGGTTCTCGTCGACCGATGCTTTGAACTGGCTTGTGGACTACACGACCATGGTCtcgatcgacgaggcgatTGTTCTCGCTGCGCACATGGTGCGTCTCGGATGGCTCGAGTCTGAGCAGACGATGGATGTCTCTCAATCGAACAATGTCGCCACGGTATGCGTCGATGAGGCActgcgtgccgagcatgctgcgcgtgaGGGCACCTTTGTCGAGGGTGAAATGTATTACCTCACTGAGCTGGGTGTCACTATGGCCTGGAAGGTCGATTGGGTGGATCAGCCGGCGTCGAAGCCAGCAGACGAGCGTCCGCCCACGTCTTTCTTTTACGGTGATCGTTTGAATGAGATGCGGAGTGTCTCTCCTCGACTCGATGCATTCGATTTATACGGCACGTACATGAACGCGCATCCGTCGGCTCAGGCGTCTCCTGAGATACCTGGTGCACCTtcgccgcgagcgcgggATGTTGCATCGCCCACGAGTGTTCCTAGACAACCACTGGAGGAAGTCTTGCGCAGTGCCaacatgcgccgctcacTCTACACGTTCCTTCAAATGCGGCAGGATGAGAAGCCGCTGCAGTTCTGGTGCCAAGTCGAGTGGTTCCGGTCCGACTGCCGACTCGCTACGGCGGGCCTGCTGACGGATACGTTCAGCGCCGATGCGGTCGACGTCCTGCCGTCGGAGGTCCTGCGCGAATCTGCGGAGAAGCGGCCGGAGGGCATGACGGGTCCACAgatgcgcgcatcgcaGCAGCCCATCTTGTCCCTGAGTGCGCAACGGCGCATCGGCTCGCTGTTGCAGTCTAGTGCGCTCAATCTGCGTCTCTCGAGCGAGACGAGCGCGTCACTCGAAGGCGCACTCGAGGCGTTTGCGCGCGGAGCGTCCGGCACCGACTCGACGCGCCAGATCGAGAAGGCGCTGGGGCATCTGCTCATCCAGTGCGGATCAGCGCAAAAGGAAGTCAAGGCGCAGCTGAATGAGGAAAGTCTGCCGAAATACTACGAGGCCCTGGATTGTGGCTTGTGGGAGCGGCCGTAG
- a CDS encoding histone deacetylase 6: protein MTEAHPLSAPAAPVSDEPLIPPDVRKTGYVYDPSMTLHSTLAAEPHPERPERITSIFTMLQMHGCIHRMHRILSREASLAEVSLVHTEELWHSLEETVQLPEDKLRELIAFYEAKSLYLNRSSTLCARLSCGSAIELCKAVASGRVQNGFAIVRPPGHHAEPDGSQGFCLYNNVAIATRTLLHHAARRIMILDWDVHHGNGTQRIFWNDSNVLYISLHRYENGTFYPGTTFGNYDQVGGPDALGTSVNVPWPCTGMGDADYLHAFQQCILPIAYEFAPDLVIVSAGFDAADGDVLGGCRVSPTGYAHMTHQLMALAHGRLAVVLEGGYTLDAISRSALAVVRTLLGDALPPLPPGTAASTAAVHTVQQVIRAQAPHWQCMRTAMSMAPMSSGTGACHSFSLPSLFLEARAARLWSSYQLLPLPMYSDGLAPHQVLCSSSFVLPTTDTFVVFVHDLGTLHQDASGAPYVSDAADALVAWATSRHYAILDLCTLTPLPREAVCSPTHERVPDTTPTHLYAHIESLWDHVCALSAAKRFVLVGLGTGCHVLMHLIAARALHHRVAGVVQVLGTNPIPLVPKSHPELKSWYLEHAHVVCPPNHPHLAWSDQASSGKRLGRVQRATSACPMDTLAQTIPLLEDMLRS, encoded by the coding sequence atGACTGAGGCACATCCGTTGAGCGCCCCGGCGGCACCTGTGAGCGATGAGCCGCTGATACCGCCCGATGTGCGCAAGACAGGCTATGTGTATGATCCGAGCATGACGCTGCACTCGACGCTTGCGGCGGAGCCTCATCCCGAGCGTCCGGAGCGGATCACGTCGATCTTTACGATGCTGCAGATGCACGGCTGCATTCATCGCATGCATCGGATTCTATCGCGCGAAGCGAGCCTAGCCGAAGTGTCGCTTGTGCATACCGAGGAGCTGTGGCATTCCTTGGAAGAGACCGTGCAGCTACCCGAggacaagctgcgtgaaCTGATCGCGTTCTACGAGGCCAAGTCGCTGTACCTGAACCGGTCCTCGACGCTGTGCGCGCGCCTGTCGTGTGGTAGCGCCATTGAGCTGTGCAAGGCTGTCGCCTCCGGCCGTGTTCAGAACGGCTTTGCCATTGTCCGACCACCCGGCCATCATGCGGAGCCGGACGGCAGCCAGGGCTTTTGTCTGTACAACAATGTCGCcatcgcgacgcgcacgctTCTGCATCACGCGGCTCGCCGCATCATGATTCTCGACTGGGACGTGCACCACGGCAatggcacgcagcgcatctttTGGAACGACAGCAACGTGCTGTACATATCTCTGCATCGCTACGAGAACGGCACCTTTTATCCCGGCACGACGTTCGGCAACTATGACCAGGTCGGCGGCCCGGATGCGCTCGGGACCTCGGTCAACGTCCCCTGGCCGTGCACGGGTATGGGCGATGCCGACTATCTGCATGCGTTCCAGCAGTGTATCTTGCCCATCGCGTACGAATTTGCCCCCGACCTCGTGATCGTCAGTGCGGGCTTTGACGCCGCGGacggcgatgtgctcgGTGGGTGCCGCGTATCGCCCACGGGCTATGCCCACATGACGCATCAGCTCATGGCTCTCGCCCACGGCAGACtggccgtcgtgctggagGGCGGATATACCCTGGATGCCATCTCACGCTCGGCCCTCGCTGTCGTTCGCACACTGCTGGGCGATGCGTTACCCCCCCTACCACCCGGCACGGCAGCGAGCACCGCTGCCGTCCACACCGTCCAGCAGGTCATAcgcgcacaggcgccgcacTGGCAGTGCATGCGGACGGCCATGAGCATGgcgcccatgtcgtccgGTACGGGCGCGTGCCACAGCTTCTCGCTTCCTAGCCTCTTTTTggaagcgcgcgccgctcgctTATGGTCGTCCTACCAGCTGCTTCCCCTGCCCATGTACAGCGACGGACTCGCCCCGCACCAGGTCCtgtgctcgtcgtccttTGTTCTCCCGACGACCGACACATTCGTCGTGTTTGTGCATGATCTAGGCACCCTGCACCAGGACGCGAGCGGTGCCCCGTATGTCTCTGACGCAGCCGATGCCCTCGTAGCTtgggccacgtcgcgccaCTACGCCATATTGGACCTGTGTACACTgacgccgctgccgcgtgAGGCCGTGTGCAGTCCGACGCATGAGCGTGTGCCAgacacgacgcccacgcATCTGTATGCCCACATCGAGTCGCTGTGGGACCATGTGTGTGCGCTGTCCGCCGCGAAACGCTTTGTCTTGGTGGGCCTGGGCACGGGCTGCCATGTGCTTATGCACCTCATTGCCGCGCGGGCTTTGCACCACCGCGTCGCAGGCGTCGTGCaggtgctcggcacgaaTCCCATTCCGCTCGTGCCCAAGTCGCATCCTGAGCTCAAGTCGTGGTacctcgagcatgcgcatgtcgtGTGTCCACCGAACCATCCTCACTTGGCGTGGTCGGACCAGGCGTCGTCAGGCAAGCGCCTCGggcgtgtgcagcgcgccacGTCCGCATGCCCCATGGACACACTAGCACAGACGATCCCCCTACTCGAGgacatgctgcgctcgtGA
- a CDS encoding bud site selection protein 31, with product MPRIRTSRTRPPPEGFEDIEPILEDYETKMRDAENDPQEGKRKAEGVWGIMRITHIRSRYIYDLYYKREAISRELYDWLLEQGYADAALIAKWKRTGYEKLCCVRCIQARDMNYEGATCICRVPRAQLRPGTFVECAHCGCRGCSSSD from the exons ATGCCACGCATCCGAACGAGTCGgacacggccgccgcctgaAGGCTTCGAGGACATTGAACCCATTCTGGAGGATTATGAGACAAAAATGCGCGATGCAGAGAATGACCCGCAGGAAGGTAAGCGCAAGGCCGAGGGCGTGTGGGGTATTATGCGCATTACGCATATTCGCTCGCGCTACATTTACGATTTATATTACAAACGCGAAGCGATTAGCCGCGAATTGTACGACTGGCTCCTAGAACAAGGATATGCAGATGCTGCGCTCATTGCGAAGTGGAAGCGCACAGGCTATGAAAAGCTGTGCTGTGTGCGATGTATTCAGGCCAGA GATATGAATTATGAAGGGGCTACATGTATATGCCGTGTGCCTCGGGCCCAATTGCGTCCGGGCACCTTTGTGGAATGTGCGCATTGTG GATGTCGAGGATGCAGCTCGTCCGACTGA